In Besnoitia besnoiti strain Bb-Ger1 chromosome IX, whole genome shotgun sequence, a single genomic region encodes these proteins:
- a CDS encoding hypothetical protein (encoded by transcript BESB_013210): protein MCTTGGLFTVVTVQGVRSDDDRSTVTFQSMNPDTRGVAGAPFELATAHLNVEAPQELVPGDKGVLACLAPGFAPQYFSDRKVKASRLPVFTPEPFSIPVEVKEAAISESDNAGVSIVTVRLAVTGEEERPDVLSCLHIARGETFTFVGTITGPKLTQAAFALQAFGEQSSWVLERAASGEPVTLSCRALNWLSEWKDAVEKEAETLTKKVTESTVLLVGALVGAASLLRFAGVKDVLRLPAADGPGPHHDSSIDTPDSNHEDLHFDAEHYYVQRGQKFKNNEESAEKEEISVPSEGKCFLLKAQRIPLPGWASWEQE, encoded by the exons ATGTGCACTACGG GAGGACTGTTTACGGTCGTTACTGTGCAGGGGGTACGATCGGACGACGATCGAAGTACCGTGACCTTTCAGAGCATGAATCCCGACACGAGAGGTGTAGCAGGCGCGCCGTTTGAGCTAGCCACGGCTCATCTGAACGTAGAAGCCCCTCAGGAACTTGTCCCCGGGGACAAAGGGGTCCTCGCTTGCCTTGCTCCAGGCTTCGCACCCCAGTATTTCAGCGACCGGAAAGTGAAAGCGTCCCGTCTCCCAG TCTTCACGCCTGAACCATTCTCAATCCCGGTCGAAGTTAAGGAAGCTGCGATTTCGGAGTCTGACAACGCAGGCGTCTCAATAGTCACAGTTCGATTAGCTGTgacaggagaggaggaacgaCCTGACGTTCTTTCTTGTCTTCATATAGCTAGAGGAGAGACCTTTACGTTCGTCGGTACCATCACGGGGCCGAAGCTAACACAAGCTGCCTTTGCCCTACAAGCATTCGGGGAGCAGAGCTCCTGGGTGTTGgagcgcgcagcctctggaGAGCCGGTCACGCTATCATGCCGCGCTCTCAATTGGCTGTCGGAGTGGAAAG ACGCTGttgagaaggaggcggaaaCGTTGACGAAAAAAGTGACTGAGTCAACGGTGCTCCTCGTTGGGGCTCTCGTAGGAGCAGCCAGCCTTCTCCGATTCGCTGGTGTTAAGGATGTTTTGAGATTGCCTGCAGCGGACGGCCCGGGGCCACATCATGACAGTAGTATTGATACGCCGGATAGCAACCATGAAGATTTGCATTTCGACGCTGAGCATTATTATGTACAGAGGGGGCAGAAATTCAAGAATAACGAGGAAAGTgctgaaaaagaagaaatCTCGGTACCGAGTGAAG GCAAGTGTTTTCTTCTGAAAGCTCAAAGGATTCCTCTACCAGGCTGGGCCTCTTGGGAACAAGAATGA
- a CDS encoding hypothetical protein (encoded by transcript BESB_013220), with protein sequence MTRLYLDNVWRHDSPRLTLYESVAFEDPLPSYSLGPRKRVLETRLEEDAVIPCVREFGGPLYCPFAALRVCEWVHFNMCGPENCCCGVPRPANPEESRMLLVGGIVNIVFPLGIGTLVAGCSMNNAQLIKSGTFQLICSLLIFGSIWSFIFGILMVVASVQASTSGEAAPAAPSGAASSTPAS encoded by the exons ATGACACGGCTGTATCTTGACAATGTATGGAGACATGATTCGCCAAGACTCACCCTGTACGAAAGTGTCGCTTTTGAAGACCCTCTACCGAGTTACA GTTTGGGACCTCGGAAGCGTGTTCTCGAAACGCGtctcgaagaagacgcagtcATCCCATGTGTG AGAGAATTCGGAGGACCTCTCTACTGCCCGTTTGCCGCGCTCCGAGTGTGCGAGTGGGTCCATTTCAACATGTGCGGACCAGAAAATTGTTGTTGCGGG GTTCCCCGGCCGGCAAATCCAGAGGAGTCGAGAATGCTTCTTGTTGGAGGCATTGTCAATATCGTGTTCCCCCTTGGAATTGGGACACTGGTTGCCGGCTGCTCTATGAATAATGCACAGCTTATAAAGTCAGGAACCTTCCAGCTCATTTGCTCGCTACTGATTTTTGGCTCGATCTGGAGTTTCATATTTGGCATTTTGATGGTCGTCGCAAGTGTTCAGGCATCGACGTCGGgtgaggccgcgcccgctgcaccTTCAGGTGCAGCCTCATCGACACCAGCATCGTAA
- a CDS encoding hypothetical protein (encoded by transcript BESB_013230), whose product MPASSQARNADRPLVVLWIGLLIVPLHMNVSCTLLGRAIETASIVAGDLVRPHLGALAAAVSAPLYHEGAEASQMPSSSTDWQEEPGDQMHVHSPISFDQDNLRGAVLIQQAPIAPGLQQDDAAEVAWQAGHTPSSFVPERPPPSATLILGVLRETLSAAGAVFQRPRAGGRAGVESSMLPAEHGTSPTSHSPHAQKAAGDQRFTNTVGDTFPPAPKALRSAALEHGEQTEVFTQEPGQPPGPVLKAVMPAGDRNTAANDVMTGGTDMSRLREATLKQLWNEVEESVAMKKTTLGNDAPDGNEGRAPEGLLPVLFNADVANAAAAGVMIECKNPIVSGVVGESITLDLRGLNNDIYQLFLSGITSSTQDVELDVWNSAGIQYQHEASVECQEAGVFKLKFFIAGKHRYGIVPKLIYFCPATIVCSQHLAWKAPSIGHLFNEDWMYFQTPLSSQHRSRNDTHLPFGILL is encoded by the exons GCACGTTGTTGGGAAGGGCCATTGAAACGGCAAGCATCGTCGCGGGCGATCTGGTCCGACCTCACCTGGGCGCCCTTGCAGCTGCTGTTAGCGCCCCGCTCTAccacgagggcgccgaggcaTCGCAGATGCCGTCTTCCAGTACTGATTGGCAAGAAGAGCCGGGCGATCAAATGCACGTTCATTCGCCTATCTCGTTCGATCAAGATAATCTCCGTGGGGCTGTATTAATTCAGCAGGCACCGATTGCGCCTGGGCTACAGCAAGACGACGCTGCAGAAGTCGCTTGGCAAGCAGGTCACACACCCTCTTCGTTTGTGCCAGAGCGTCCCCCGCCCTCTGCAACACTTATTCTGGGGGTGCTGAGAGAGACTCTTTCTGCTGCTGGTGCCGTCTTCCAGCGACCACGCGCTGGCGGAAGGGCAGGGGTCGAGAGCAGCATGCTTCCGGCAGAACACGGAACGAGTCCCACCAGTCACAGTCCCCATGCCCAGAAAGCTGCTGGTGACCAACGCTTTACGAACACAGTGGGAGATACATTCCCTCCAGCCCCAAAAGCTCTGCGATCAGCTGCGCTGGAGCACGGGGAACAAACAGAGGTCTTCACTCAAGAACCAGGACAACCACCAGGGCCTGTGCTCAAAGCTGTGATGCCTGCAGGCGACAGAAACACTGCTGCAAACGACGTGATGACGGGCGGAACCGATATGAGCAGACTCCGAGAGGCGACACTAAAGCAACTGTGGAACGAAGTTGAGGAATCCGTAGCAATGAAAAAGACCACACTTGGGAACGACGCTCCTGACGGCAAC GAAGGCAGAGCACCCGAAGGTTTGCTGCCAGTCCTCTTCAATGCAGACGTAGCAaatgctgccgcagctggagTCATGATTGAGTGCAAGAACCCTATAGTCTCTGGTGTTGTGGGAGAGTCCATCACTTTGGATCTTCGAGGTCTTAATAACGATATTTACCAGTTGTTTCTTTCTGGCATCACATCAAGCACGCAAGATGTCGAACTCGATGTCTGGAACTCTGCCGGCATTCAGTACCAGCACGAAGCAAGTGTTGAGTGCCAAGAGGCGGGTGTGTTCAAACTGAAGTTCTTCATTGCTGGCAAGCATAGATATGGCATCGTACCAAAGCTTATCTACTTCTGTCCTGCCACCATTG TGTGCTCGCAGCACCTAGCGTGGAAGGCTCCCTCAATTGGGCATCTTTTTAACGAGGACTGGATGTACTTTCAAACACCACTCAGCAGCCAGCATCGGTCACGAAATGATACGCACCTCCCCTTCGGCATACTCTTGTGA